A stretch of Aerococcaceae bacterium zg-252 DNA encodes these proteins:
- the rsgA gene encoding ribosome small subunit-dependent GTPase A: protein MSKEVRKGLIYQAISGFYYVWSQEESFATKPRGNFRHQQIKPLVGDEVEFEVDIEDEKSESRIIKILPRKNSLVRPPVANVDYALVVMSLVEPDFSYNLLDHFLVSLESNHISPYIILTKKDVLVEKRGQEAADDLINDIRQVYRTAKYPVLVKEESNQFIEQLAGHVESGIYIVMGQSGVGKSTLLNQLLPNSDIQTAEISDYLNRGRHTTREVTLYPWNDGLLADTPGFSAIEFPEVEKEQLGEYFPEIWQQSQHCRFRGCLHINEPNCAVKQAVDLNEIAVSRYQNYCQILEKIEQRKPIYRKKK from the coding sequence TTGAGTAAAGAAGTAAGAAAAGGATTGATTTATCAAGCAATTAGTGGTTTTTATTATGTTTGGTCGCAAGAGGAGTCTTTTGCAACGAAACCACGAGGGAATTTTCGTCACCAACAAATTAAACCATTAGTGGGTGATGAAGTGGAATTTGAAGTAGATATTGAAGATGAAAAATCAGAAAGCCGTATTATTAAAATATTGCCACGAAAAAATTCGCTTGTGCGTCCACCCGTTGCGAATGTCGATTATGCGCTAGTCGTCATGTCACTAGTTGAGCCGGATTTTTCGTATAATTTGCTAGACCATTTTTTAGTGTCATTGGAGTCAAATCACATTTCACCGTATATCATTTTGACAAAAAAAGATGTTTTGGTTGAAAAACGAGGTCAAGAAGCAGCTGATGATTTAATCAATGATATTAGACAAGTTTACCGTACCGCCAAGTATCCTGTGCTTGTTAAAGAAGAAAGTAATCAGTTTATCGAGCAATTAGCTGGTCATGTCGAGTCAGGTATTTATATTGTAATGGGACAATCAGGAGTAGGAAAATCAACCCTTTTAAATCAGTTGTTGCCAAATAGTGATATTCAAACGGCTGAGATTAGTGATTATTTGAATCGTGGACGACACACAACACGTGAAGTGACCCTGTATCCATGGAATGACGGCTTGTTAGCTGATACACCTGGTTTTAGTGCTATTGAATTTCCGGAAGTGGAAAAAGAACAATTAGGCGAATATTTTCCTGAAATTTGGCAGCAAAGTCAGCATTGCCGTTTTAGAGGTTGTCTGCATATAAATGAGCCGAATTGTGCAGTTAAGCAGGCAGTGGATTTAAATGAGATTGCTGTTTCGAGGTATCAAAATTACTGCCAAATATTAGAAAAAATAGAACAAAGAAAACCAATTTATCGCAAGAAAAAATAA
- a CDS encoding ribulose-phosphate 3-epimerase, which yields MKIAPSMLSADFTGLLTEIKEMEQLGADYLHIDIMDGNFVQNISFGPMVYQWLRPHTELVFDVHMMVQQPERYIESVAQAGADIISVHVEATNHLYRVIQQIHQLGKRAGVVINPGTSVAQLEAVLSEVELVLVMTVNPGFGGQTFIESTVEKIAQLAAIRKEKGYQFEIEVDGGINHETGKRCVAAGADVLVAGSYLFNADNRLQAMQALRQIEA from the coding sequence ATGAAAATAGCACCATCAATGTTGAGTGCAGATTTTACTGGATTATTAACAGAAATAAAAGAAATGGAACAATTAGGTGCTGATTACTTACATATTGATATTATGGACGGCAATTTTGTACAAAATATTTCGTTTGGTCCAATGGTATATCAATGGTTGCGTCCACATACGGAGTTAGTATTTGATGTACACATGATGGTTCAGCAGCCAGAACGCTATATTGAATCGGTTGCCCAAGCCGGTGCTGATATTATTAGCGTTCATGTGGAGGCGACTAATCATTTATATCGAGTGATTCAACAAATTCATCAATTAGGCAAAAGAGCCGGTGTCGTTATCAATCCAGGAACATCAGTGGCTCAGTTGGAGGCTGTTTTATCGGAAGTGGAATTAGTCTTGGTGATGACGGTTAATCCAGGTTTTGGTGGTCAAACATTTATTGAATCGACAGTAGAAAAAATTGCACAATTAGCTGCGATTCGTAAAGAAAAAGGCTATCAGTTTGAAATTGAAGTTGACGGTGGTATTAATCATGAAACAGGTAAGCGATGTGTTGCTGCCGGAGCAGATGTGTTAGTAGCAGGTTCATACTTATTTAATGCAGATAATCGACTACAAGCGATGCAAGCACTCAGACAAATTGAGGCATAA
- a CDS encoding thiamine diphosphokinase → MKRVLICAGGPQPAFVKVVREQYDFWIGVDRGALNLVNSDLPLDVAFGDFDSVSSEEFELVQNRARQLFRFNAEKDDTDLQLALMYVVEQFPEVESIHIFGGLSGKGRVDHLIANTWFVHDSRFASVIERIRWIESNHEMCVYLPGVHQIKNELDYRYLSIVSHTPVQQLKIEGAKYVLPATDFDEPRSLISNEFLLEQSIVTLSFEKGIMTVWFVADDH, encoded by the coding sequence ATGAAACGAGTACTCATTTGTGCCGGTGGGCCGCAACCAGCATTTGTTAAAGTTGTGAGAGAACAGTATGATTTTTGGATTGGGGTCGATAGAGGGGCACTAAATTTAGTAAATTCAGACTTGCCTTTAGATGTGGCTTTTGGGGACTTTGATTCGGTATCGTCAGAAGAATTTGAGCTGGTTCAAAATAGAGCAAGACAATTGTTTCGCTTTAATGCTGAAAAAGATGATACGGATTTACAGCTTGCACTGATGTATGTTGTTGAGCAGTTTCCTGAAGTGGAAAGTATTCATATATTTGGTGGATTAAGTGGTAAGGGACGTGTCGACCATTTGATTGCGAATACTTGGTTTGTGCACGATTCACGCTTTGCCTCTGTTATCGAACGTATTCGTTGGATTGAGTCGAATCATGAGATGTGTGTTTATTTACCAGGTGTTCATCAGATAAAAAATGAGTTGGATTATCGTTATTTATCAATTGTTTCGCACACACCGGTTCAGCAGCTGAAGATTGAGGGGGCAAAATACGTTTTACCAGCAACGGACTTTGATGAGCCACGTTCGTTGATTAGTAATGAATTTTTACTGGAGCAATCGATTGTTACGTTGTCGTTTGAAAAAGGAATTATGACAGTGTGGTTTGTTGCAGATGACCACTAA
- a CDS encoding 50S ribosomal protein L28 translates to MAKVCYFTGRKARSGNNRSHAMNYSKRRFGANLQKVRVMIDGEPKKVWVSARALKSGKIERV, encoded by the coding sequence ATGGCTAAAGTATGTTACTTCACTGGTCGTAAAGCAAGATCAGGTAATAACCGTTCACACGCAATGAATTATAGCAAACGTCGTTTCGGCGCTAATTTACAAAAAGTTCGTGTAATGATTGATGGCGAGCCTAAAAAAGTTTGGGTTTCTGCTCGTGCTTTAAAATCAGGTAAAATCGAACGTGTTTAA
- a CDS encoding Asp23/Gls24 family envelope stress response protein, whose product MAIKIQTPNGQITLEQDVIATVVGAAVTDNYGVVGMVSKNVIRDNFTEILKKDNYAKGVVISQQGNEVAVDVYILVSYGTKISVICQNIQQAVKYNVEQLLGFEISYVNVHVQGVKVVD is encoded by the coding sequence ATGGCGATTAAAATTCAAACTCCAAATGGACAAATTACATTAGAACAAGATGTCATCGCAACCGTTGTAGGTGCAGCTGTAACAGATAATTATGGTGTTGTTGGCATGGTAAGTAAAAATGTTATTCGTGATAATTTTACTGAAATTTTGAAAAAAGACAATTATGCTAAGGGTGTTGTAATTTCGCAACAAGGTAATGAAGTAGCAGTTGATGTTTACATCTTAGTATCTTATGGTACAAAAATTTCAGTTATTTGCCAAAATATTCAACAAGCAGTGAAATACAATGTAGAGCAATTATTAGGTTTTGAGATTAGTTACGTGAACGTCCATGTTCAAGGCGTAAAAGTCGTTGACTAG